A stretch of Microbulbifer bruguierae DNA encodes these proteins:
- a CDS encoding glycine C-acetyltransferase: MSKPEQFFQHLRDELKQIEADGLYKRERIITSQQSAEIQVNNDTQVLNFCANNYLGLANHPDLIQAAKDGLDQYGFGMASVRFICGTQDIHKALEFQLSEFLRTEDTILYTSCFDANGGLFETLLGPDDAIISDALNHASIIDGVRLCKAKRFRYANNDMADLEEQLKAADAAGAKTKLIATDGVFSMDGVIANLKGICDLADKYNALVMVDDSHAVGFLGDHGRGTHEYCDVIERVDIITGTLGKALGGASGGFTSGRKEIIDLLRQRSRPYLFSNSVAPAIVTASLKVLDMLIEGGELRAQLEENSRYFRERMGEAGFTLAGADHAIIPVMIGDAALAQKMADKMLEKGIYVVGFFYPVVPKGQARIRTQMSAAHTREQLDRCIDAFIEVGKELEII, from the coding sequence ATGTCCAAGCCCGAGCAATTTTTCCAGCACCTGCGCGACGAACTGAAGCAGATCGAGGCCGACGGCCTTTACAAGCGCGAACGTATCATCACCTCTCAGCAAAGCGCTGAAATCCAGGTGAACAACGATACCCAGGTTCTGAACTTCTGCGCCAACAACTACCTCGGGCTTGCCAACCACCCCGACCTGATCCAGGCCGCCAAGGATGGCCTCGACCAGTACGGCTTCGGCATGGCTTCCGTGCGTTTTATCTGCGGCACCCAGGACATCCACAAAGCGCTGGAATTCCAGCTGTCTGAATTCCTGCGCACCGAAGACACCATCCTCTATACCTCCTGTTTTGATGCCAACGGCGGCCTGTTTGAAACCCTGCTGGGCCCCGACGACGCCATCATTTCCGATGCGCTGAATCACGCCTCCATCATCGACGGCGTGCGCCTGTGCAAGGCCAAGCGCTTCCGTTACGCCAACAACGATATGGCGGACCTGGAAGAACAGCTGAAAGCTGCCGACGCCGCCGGCGCAAAAACCAAACTGATTGCCACCGACGGTGTCTTTTCCATGGACGGTGTGATCGCCAACCTGAAAGGCATCTGCGACCTGGCTGACAAATACAATGCCCTGGTTATGGTTGACGACTCCCATGCGGTCGGCTTCCTCGGCGATCACGGCCGCGGCACCCATGAGTACTGCGACGTGATCGAGCGCGTCGACATTATCACCGGCACCCTGGGCAAAGCCCTCGGCGGCGCCTCCGGCGGTTTCACCTCCGGACGCAAGGAAATCATCGACCTGCTGCGCCAGCGTTCACGCCCATACCTGTTCTCTAACTCCGTGGCCCCTGCCATCGTCACCGCATCCCTGAAAGTGCTGGATATGCTGATCGAAGGCGGTGAACTGCGCGCGCAACTGGAAGAAAACTCCCGCTACTTCCGCGAGCGTATGGGCGAAGCCGGCTTCACCCTCGCTGGCGCCGACCACGCGATCATCCCGGTCATGATCGGCGACGCCGCGCTGGCGCAGAAGATGGCGGACAAGATGCTGGAAAAAGGCATTTACGTGGTGGGCTTCTTCTACCCGGTCGTACCCAAGGGCCAGGCCCGCATCCGCACCCAGATGTCTGCCGCGCACACCCGTGAACAGCTGGATCGCTGCATCGATGCCTTTATTGAAGTGGGGAAAGAACTCGAAATCATCTGA